One Salvelinus fontinalis isolate EN_2023a unplaced genomic scaffold, ASM2944872v1 scaffold_0124, whole genome shotgun sequence genomic window carries:
- the LOC129843354 gene encoding protein FAM117B-like isoform X2, producing the protein MRDKATQTPRAWADERRRGSHKRSASCGSTDQLKEIAKLRQQLQRSKRSSRHRRDKDRKSPFNGSHAAIIQSQAQMPNKTILIAKPTAPRFRNSVEGLNQEIERIIIRDTPQLRDEPQDVPDGHRAPPPLPPQRSSSTRSIDTQTPSGGGLGGGKHSNSSSRPDSISPSYLTILNDMGGGSPYPAEEKELGPCSPLPKYAASPKPNNSYMFKREPPEGCEKVKFFEESLPRPLQEIPPFLCPDRNKVNFIPKSGSAFCLVSILKPLLPAPELSFRSGVGLRSLSPSLVPLGGVGLRSLSPSMMPLGGVGLRSMSPSLGVSWGTSTVHQQPCLPRHLEEPES; encoded by the exons ATTGCTAAATTGCGACAGCAACTCCAGCGTAGTAAGCGCAGCAGCCGTCACCGCCGGGACAAGGACCGCAAGTCCCCCTTCAACGGGAGTCATGCTGCCATCATCCAGTCACAG GCCCAGATGCCCAATAAGACCATCCTGATCGCCAAGCCGACGGCGCCGCGCTTCCGGAACAGTGTGGAAGGTCTCAACCAGGAGATTGAACGCATCATCATCCGTGACACGCCACAACTACGAGATGAG CCCCAAGATGTCCCAGACGGACACCgcgcccccccacccctccccccccaGCGCAGCAGCTCCACCCGAAGCATCGACACACAGACCCCCTCAGGGGGGGGCCTCGGTGGCGGTAAgcatagcaacagcagcagccggcccgactccatctctccctcctaccTCACCATCCTCAACGATATGGGAGGAGGCAGCCCCTACCCCGCAGAAGagaaag AACTGGGTCCCTGCTCGCCTCTCCCGAAGTATGCAGCGTCTCCGAAGCCCAACAACAGCTACATGTTCAAGAGGGAGCCGCCGGAGGGCTGTGAGAAGGTCAAGTTCTTTGAGGAGTCACT TCCCAGACCCCTCCAGGAGATTCCTCCCTTCCTGTGTCCGGACCGTAACAAGGTCAACTTCATCCCTAAGAGCGGCTCAGCCTTCTGCCTGGTCAGCATCCTGAAGCCTCTGTTACCCGCCCCAGAGCTCAGCTTCAGATCAGGGGTTGGCCTCCGCAGCCTGTCCCCCAGCTTGGTGCCTCTGGGTGGGGTTGGCCTGCGCAGTCTGTCCCCTTCCATGATGCCTCTAGGTGGGGTGGGCCTCCGTAGCATGTCCCCTTCCCTAGGGGTATCCTGGGGCACCAGCACGGTCCACCAGCAACCCTGCCTGCCCAGACACCTGGAGGAACCGGAGAGCTAG
- the LOC129843354 gene encoding protein FAM117B-like isoform X1 — protein sequence MRDKATQTPRAWADERRRGSHKRSASCGSTDQLKEIAKLRQQLQRSKRSSRHRRDKDRKSPFNGSHAAIIQSQAQMPNKTILIAKPTAPRFRNSVEGLNQEIERIIIRDTPQLRDEVIIPQDVPDGHRAPPPLPPQRSSSTRSIDTQTPSGGGLGGGKHSNSSSRPDSISPSYLTILNDMGGGSPYPAEEKELGPCSPLPKYAASPKPNNSYMFKREPPEGCEKVKFFEESLPRPLQEIPPFLCPDRNKVNFIPKSGSAFCLVSILKPLLPAPELSFRSGVGLRSLSPSLVPLGGVGLRSLSPSMMPLGGVGLRSMSPSLGVSWGTSTVHQQPCLPRHLEEPES from the exons ATTGCTAAATTGCGACAGCAACTCCAGCGTAGTAAGCGCAGCAGCCGTCACCGCCGGGACAAGGACCGCAAGTCCCCCTTCAACGGGAGTCATGCTGCCATCATCCAGTCACAG GCCCAGATGCCCAATAAGACCATCCTGATCGCCAAGCCGACGGCGCCGCGCTTCCGGAACAGTGTGGAAGGTCTCAACCAGGAGATTGAACGCATCATCATCCGTGACACGCCACAACTACGAGATGAGGTCATTATT CCCCAAGATGTCCCAGACGGACACCgcgcccccccacccctccccccccaGCGCAGCAGCTCCACCCGAAGCATCGACACACAGACCCCCTCAGGGGGGGGCCTCGGTGGCGGTAAgcatagcaacagcagcagccggcccgactccatctctccctcctaccTCACCATCCTCAACGATATGGGAGGAGGCAGCCCCTACCCCGCAGAAGagaaag AACTGGGTCCCTGCTCGCCTCTCCCGAAGTATGCAGCGTCTCCGAAGCCCAACAACAGCTACATGTTCAAGAGGGAGCCGCCGGAGGGCTGTGAGAAGGTCAAGTTCTTTGAGGAGTCACT TCCCAGACCCCTCCAGGAGATTCCTCCCTTCCTGTGTCCGGACCGTAACAAGGTCAACTTCATCCCTAAGAGCGGCTCAGCCTTCTGCCTGGTCAGCATCCTGAAGCCTCTGTTACCCGCCCCAGAGCTCAGCTTCAGATCAGGGGTTGGCCTCCGCAGCCTGTCCCCCAGCTTGGTGCCTCTGGGTGGGGTTGGCCTGCGCAGTCTGTCCCCTTCCATGATGCCTCTAGGTGGGGTGGGCCTCCGTAGCATGTCCCCTTCCCTAGGGGTATCCTGGGGCACCAGCACGGTCCACCAGCAACCCTGCCTGCCCAGACACCTGGAGGAACCGGAGAGCTAG